AGATAAGCATCACTTGTGTGAATTGCATTTTTTGCACTTTCTCTTAATTCTAGTTGTGCCATTGAATCGTCTAATGCTTGTGCATTTTCCTTAACTTCACTAACTTGTGCATGTTCTGGAGTAATTTCAGCATTTAAATTAGCAGTTTTAATTTCTTCTTGAACGCTTGTTTGTTGTGAATCATTTAGATGAGGATAAAGTTTTGCAACATTGTTAATTAAGTCTTCTTTAGCATCATTAATTTCTTTAGCCTTATTAACTATTTCTTGAACTTTATCTAAAGTATCAATGCCATCTTTGTCTAATTGATCTACAAAATAGTCTTTTTCGTCTTGTGAAAGATTATCATTATGCATAATTGCATCTTTGTAAGCTTCCTTAAGTACATGAATAATCGCATCATTTAATGTTTTGACATTATTTTTATCTCAATTAGCATCATTCTCGTTGATGTTTGTATCTTCTAATTGTTGATTAGTAGGATTTTGATCATTAATCAAACTTTCTGCAGCGTCAGTTAAATTATTGTATTTTGCTTTAGATTCATCAGTAGCAGTTACATAAATATTTGACTCTTTTATAGCTTCTTTAGCAGCATTTAATTTCTCTAAAATTGCCATTTCATCATCTAAAGTTTGAGCTTTAGATTTTTCATCTTCTACACTAGGTGAATTAGGATTAAGTGTTGCATCTTTATTAGCATTTTTAATTGCTTTTTTAACTGCTTCCTGTTGTGAAGTATTTAAATGTGGATAGTTAACTGAAACATTTTGAATTTCTTGTTCTTTCTCATTGTTTGTTAATAAAACATCACTAAAAATTTCTGAAAGAGGTTTAGTTTGTTCTGAATCATTAATTTGATTTTTGGCAGTCACTTTTTCTTCATCAGAAAGATAAGGAAGTTCATCAATTGCTGAAAGGTAAATTTCTTTTAATGAATTTTCAATTGCTACATTCAATTTATCCACAGATGTTTTTGCTCAATTTGCAGTTTCTGGATTTACAAAATTATCTTCAATTAGGGCAACATTTTCATCACTTGGTTTTTGATTGGCAAGTAATTCCTTAGCTGCGGCAATTAATTTTTCATATTTAGCTTTAGATTCTTGAGTAGCATTTAGATAAGCTGGTAAGGTTTTAATAGTTTCTTTAGCTGCTTCTAAGTTTGCTAATTTTTCCATTGAATTATCAAGTGCTTGAGCATCATTTTGAACACTTTCCACTGTTGGATGATTGTTATCATTACTTAATTGTGAATCTTTATTAGCACCTTTAATTGCTTCTTTAATTGCATTTTGTTGTGAAGCATTAAGATGAGGATAAGTTCTTTCAACCGCATCAATTAACGCTTTTTTCTCAGTGTTTAAATTAGTTGTATCATTGATAATATTTTGAACTTTTTCTAAGGTATTATTTGTAGATTTATCCAATTCTGCTTTAGCAGCTGTTTTTTCATCATCACTTAAATTATCAAGATTATCAATAGCTGATTTATACACTTCTTTAAGTGCATTAATAATTGCTTCATTAAGCTTATCTACAGATGTTTTTGATCAATTTGGAGTGGTTTCTTCAACTTCTACATTTTCCAAATTAGTTTCTGTTGGATTAGCATTGTTTGCTAATTCCTTAGCAGCTTCAATCAATTTATTATAAAGTTCTTTTGATGCATCGCTTGCTTTTGTATAAATGTTTGAAGCAAGAATATCAGGTTGTGCATCTTTAAGTTCTCTTAAAGTTGCCATTGAATCATCTAAGCTTTGAGCATTATCAAGAACACTTTGAGTTATTGGTGTGTTCTTGCCTTCAATTATCTCTAAGTTAGATTCCTTAATTGCTTGACGTATTGCATCTTGTTGCGCAGTATTTAAATGAGGATAAGTATTAATTACCTCATCATAGTGATTTTTCTTAGTTGTATTTGTGTCAGTTGCTTTATTTGTAATTGTTTCTAGGGAATCTTGATCATCTTGATTAAAATCTAAGTTATCGCTTGAAACTGTATCTTTGTTTTTAAGTTCACTGGTAAATTTTTCTTTTTCATCATTACTTAAATATTCCAAAGCTTTAATTTTATTAATTTCAGCTTCTTTAGCATCATTAATATTTTGCCCCTTGTCTTTAAGTTTTTGAATTTCTGCTTGATTTGGAGCATTATCTATCGCTTCTTTTAGAGCACTTTTTTCATTGTCTGAAAGATAAGGAAGTCTATCTATTTCATTTTTAGCAGCTTCTTTTTGTTCATATAAAGTGTTCATCTGATCAAGAATCTCATTAATAACTCTATTTAATTCATCAACTGCTGCTTTATTATAATTAGAATCTTCTGGTTTAGCAGCATTGTCAATATTTCAGTTAGTTAAACTACCTAAATCAGGAACTTGCGCATTTTGACCATCAGCATTATTTACAGCGGGAATTAAATCTTTTGCAGCTTGAATGGCAGCATCATAAAGAGCTTTTAATGCTGCAGGTGCTTTTGTATATTTATCATGCTCTTTAACTTCAATTTCTTGTGCAATTTTATTATTTAATTGCCCCATAGCTTCATTTAAAGCATTTGCGTCATTTTCAACTTCGCTTGTGGTTGGTAATTCTGGATTAGAAATATCTATAAGTGTGTTCGAATTTTTAATATTTTCTTTAACTTGATCTCTTTGTGCCTTGTTCAAGTTTGGATAAAGAGTGTCAACTTGATTAATTTTTGTACCTTTAGCTTCATCAGTTTCATCAGCTTTATTATTAATAGTACTAATTGCATCAACTGCTTTTTGATAAGCAGCTGTATTATTTTCTTCAGCTTCACTATCAAAAGTATCTTTAATCGCATTTAAATCAGCAATTAATTTAGCTTTTTCTTCACTTGAAAGATTTTCCTTATCATTAATTTCATTAGTAAGCGCGTTAATTTTATTTACTAAATCTTGTTCGTTAGTCAAGAAGCCATTTTCAGTGTGAGTATTATTAACGGTTACATGATATTCTTCTGCTGTTGGTGTTGCAAAATTATCGTTTGCAAAAGTGTTCAAATCATTTTGTGCAGTTTGATCTAAATCGTCATTAGTAATTTTGAATAATTCTTCATTAGTTTTAGCAGTGGCTAATTTATAATTTGTTGTCACCGTACCAGTAGCATTATTACCACTTAGTTCTGGACTTTCCAAAGTCACTTTATTTTCTCTTGCATAAGTAGAGTCAAAAGTAAAATCATTTGCTACAACCGCTGTTGCAAAAGTTGAATTTTTTGCTTTTTCAGCATTTGTATAAGTGTAACTTGCATCTGCATTTTCTTTAAGATCATTTAATCTTTCTGCTTCTGTTTTAAAGCCATTAACAACTTTAAAGAAAACTTTAGAAGTTGGTTTTTGATTATCAACACTTAAATGTTCTGGATTGTTATCAACTAATCGATAGGCAACTAAAGTTCTACCATTAATTTCATCATAACCAACTACTCCAATAATTTGAGCTTCAATATTTTCATCATCATTATTGTTTATTGTAATAGAATAATTATCTTTGTTTTTAACATCATCACTATTTGGTAATTTTGAATTACTATCTGTTGGTGGAGTAACTGCAACATTATCTTTGTCTAAATTATTTAAGTTGTCAATTGCGTCTTGATAAGCTGTTTTAAAGCCATCTAGAACAATTGTTCTCTTCTTAGTAGATTTAATAGTAGTTAAATTTTCTCTTGTTGAGTTTATAGGAAGAGTAATTGTAACTGTTCCTGCTCTATTGTCTGGTGTTAAAGTAGCATCATCACTAAGAAGTTTGTATCAATTATTTTCATTTTCATCTTTAGAGAAAGTTAAATCGACAACTGTAACATCTTGAGCAAGTTTTTGTGATTTAGGCACTGTTGAATTTGAATAAGTAATTTCTCCAACATTTTGATCAACTAATTTATCAAGTCTTTGACTTTCAGTTAAAAAGTCTTCAACAGTACGTGAAATACCAGCATCATCACTTTGATCACGAGTATTTAATACAGATACATTTTCAAATCCTGCTTCATTAGAAGCAAGTTCAGCAATCTTAATAATTACACTACCATTTACATCATCCAAATCAGTAATAGTTATATTTTTAGCAATTGCATTAATTGGCGAATTAAAGGTAAATGTAGAATTTTCCGAATTCAATGTTCCATTTTCTTCTCTTACTGTTAAAGTAATATCATTAAGAACTAAGTTACTTAAAATTGGAGTATTAGTTTTTCTTTCAATAGCAACTTGAATTTCTTCAAAAATTCTTGCTAATCTTTGTCTTTCTTGTTCTTCAGTTTTAAAACCATTCATTCTATGAGTTTTGGTTTTTGTTGATCTTGCACTTTCAAGTCCTTCACGAGTTGAAGAAAGAGTGTAAGTAGCTTCTAAAGTTCCTGTTTTATTATTTCAGCTTAATTGAACATTTTCAACTCTTGCAAATGAACTATCATAGTATGGTTGAAGTAAGTTTTTAATTTCTTCAGGTGTATAAGTTGAAGCAGCCCTTAAAGTTTTATCATTAGGAGCAAGAAAGTCAATTCTTACTGGTAAAGGTATCCTGTGTTCTTCTCCAACTAAAATACGATTTAAACGATTAACTTCAGTTGCAAAACCAGTTACTGTAGCACTATTTGAAGTTGTCACATTTTCAAATCCAGGGCGTGTTGAAGTAAGAGTTAGAGTAATATCAACTTTTCCAGTAAGGTCTTTTTTATTACTAAAATCAATAGCCGATACTTCAACTTTATTTTCAATATCAGTCGCAAGTCCTCTTTGCTTTTCATCATTTAATAAATAAGTTACATTACTATTTTCAAATGTTGTATTTGTAGGTCAATTATCTTTGTCGGTGTAATCGATTGTATCTAAAGCTGTACTTAAAATTTCTTCAAGTCTTGATTGTTCTTGTTCTAGAGTTATAAAACCACTAAATGTTTTAGTATAAGTTTGCTCTGTGACAACATCTTGCAAATTATCTGCTTCTCTAGCAGAATTAATTTTATATATAACTGTAGCTTCACCAGCTTGATTATTTACTGAAACACTTTGAATATCTTCAACTCTAATACGTGCTTGATCTCTAGTAAGAACTGAAGTTAGTAAATCAGCAATTTCTCTCTTAGTAAGTTCTGATGCCGCTTTTTTTGAAACTTTAGGATCTTGAACATTTGCTAATTCTGTTGCTTTAGCAGTTGCTAATTCACTAAGTCTTGTTTTTTCAATTTTAAAACCGCTTATTGCTTTTGTTTTTAGCTCAGTGGTAACATTTCGTAAATTAGGTTTAGTTGAAACTAACTTAAATTCAACATTTGCTGTTCCATTTCTATCTTCATTATCATTAAAGTAAATTTCAGTTACTTCGGCATTAATTGGTGCAGCAAAAGTAAATGAATTTCTTCTTGAATTATATGTTCCTACTACATCATTTATAGTAACAACAAGATTTTCTTCACTTAATTGTGTACTATTGAAATCTGCCAAAATATCTGAAGCGCCAGTGTAAGAAAAAGTAATGTGATTTGTTGCTAAATCATCTAGTCTTCTTTTTTCACCGTCAGCATCTAAGAATGAATCAAGCGTTAAAGTACGTGAATTAGAAGATTTTACTTCAGTTAAATCATTTCTAGTTGAAGTAAGTTTATAAGTTACTTCAAGAACTCCTGTTCTATTATTTGGATTAAGAGTAATGTCACTTTCAACAATTTGAGCATTTGCAGGAGTATTATATAAATTGTTAAGTAGTGTTGCAATTTCTGCTTTAGTTACTTCAGAAGGTGAGCGATTTTCTTTATTTGTTACATTAACATTTTCGTTAGTTGCATGATTTAATATTTCAGTATTTAAACGCTCAACCTCAGTTTTAAAACCACTTAATTCTTTTGTTGTAGTAGTAGCTGATTTGGCGTTTTTTGCGGTTGCTAAAGTAGTTTGTAATTTAAAAGTTACATTTGTTGATCCATTTGCATCATTTGCATTTGTTAAAGGTGCAAAAGTAACATCTGCCAATTTCATATCAAGTGTAGGAAAGATGACTTCACCATCTTGCAATTGTGAAGTGTGTAAGGTGCCTTCTGCATCTCTAATTGTTACTGTTAAGTTGTTTGCTTCTAAAGTTTGTGATGTTGGATAGTTTAGAAGAAAATCTTTAGGATTATAATTAACACTTTCTACTCGATTAATTAAATCATCTAATTTTGTTTGTTCTGAAATAAAACCAGGAATTCTTACTATAAGATTTTCATTTGCTTTAACATCGGTTAAATTATCTCTTGTTGATTTAATAGTAATTATAATTCCCAAAATTCCTTTTGAATCATCCGGTATAAGTTGACCAATTGAACTATTTCTAATCAAAGCGTCTGATTCTGTTAATTCATTTGAAAAAATTGTTTTTAATTTTTCTTCAACTTCTTCCCTGGTTATCGCTGAAGCTCTTTTGTTTGTCTTTTCCTCTTCGGTAAAGATAGCTTCAACTTCTGATTTTTTCGCTTTTTGTATTTCAATCAATCTAACTGTTTCTGCTTTAAAACCACTTATTGTTACTTTAGGACTTGAATTTTCATTAATTAAGTCAGCCATACCTGTTTTTAAACTACTTAAACCAATAAATAAAGGCAATTGACCAACATAAGTACCATTGTTATCAATATTATCATTGGCATTATTAAAGTTTTCAGTATAGTAATCTCTTACAAAAACTCCTAATTGAGGAAATTCTAATCTATTATTTTGATATGTTGAAGTATAAGTTTGATCACCATCTTGAATAGTAAAAGTTAATTTACTAATTTGATCTTGAGTTAAAGTAACTTTATGTTTATCACTATTATCATTTGCAACAATATTTGAAAATTCTTTGGCGGCTAATACATTAGTTTTATTTTGGTAATCTGCACTTGTAACTTTGCTTACTAAATCACTTATTCTTTGATTTTCAGCATTTGTTGAATAAAAACCAGGAATAACTATTTCACCACTATCATCACTTGATTGAACATGAGTAAGATCATTTCTTGTTGAATTAAGTTTATACTTAATTGTTAAAGTACCGTCTGCATTATTTGGATCAAATGTAGTAATTAAATCATCACTAGTTTTTGCATAATCACTAGGAAATAAAGCATTTAATTTGTTAATTAAAGTAGCTTTGTTAACTGTTGAAGGAAGTGCATTTTTTTCTTCCGAAGTAAATAGTGAATTAATTATTTGTTCTCTTTTAGAAGCAAATAATGCATTTAATCTACCTTGTTCAGTTCTAAAACCTGTAGCTTCTCTAGTGGTTTCTTCCGATTCAATTTTTTCAAAATCTTCCTTTGTAGATTTTAATTTTACTTTTAAATTAACTATTCCAGTTTCATCATTTTCGTTTGTTATATTATTTGCTATTTCCAATAAAGAAACTTTCAATTTTAAATCTTTAAATATGAATTCACCATTTTCATAAACAGCTGTGTGTTTAACTTTTTCAGTTGTTTCTTGATCATCTCTTTCATTTGGTGTTGCATAAACAAAAATATCTAAGTTTTGTTTTGTTTGCTCATTAATTTCGAAAGTTGAAGGAAAATTTAAAAGACGATTTTTATCCTTATATTCAATTTGTAATTCGTTGGTTAAAGTGTTAACTTTAGTAGTTTCACTTGTTGGTGTTGTGAAAGTAATTCTACGAATTAAATGACCACTAGGTGCTATTTGTGTAGTTAATCCTTCTCTTGTTGAAATTAATCTATATTTATATGAAAATCATCCCTCATTATCGCTATAATATCCTTTATCATGTCATTTAGAAGTTGGTTCACGATATGAAAATTGAACTTTGCCATTTTCAATTATGGTTTGTGATAAACCTGGTGTATCAGCAGTAATTATGTCAACTTGGAATTCAGGATGTTGACTAAGAAGATTACGCATTCTTCGTATTAATTCATCTATAAAATTGGGTTGATGAAAAAAAGTTGATGGATGACGATCCAATTCATCACGAGAAAAAAGACCAGGTTCTTCATCAAATAAATGAGCAACATCTTTAGATAATAGACTAATTCTACTTCTTTCATCAATAAAGCCATTTATGGTTATTTGATTAGAAAGTGTTTCAGTTAAACTACTATCTTCTGCTTCGTTAAGAGATCCTAATGAAACTTGTAAATTTAACGATTTTTCATTTCGTATTTGGGATGATGAACCTCTTGGCCCTGTTTCTCTATCTGCTTCAATAGTAAAATTACTAAAGTAGTAGTTTTTTACATAAACACCAAGTTCTTTAAAAACATTTTTTCCATTTTCTCAAACTGAATGATATGTATTTTGACCATCTGTAATTGTAAAAGTAAATTTAGATTTTTGTTCATCTGTTAATTCTTTGGCAGTTGGAGTAGAACTTGGTTCTAAAGCATTACTAAATCATAGTGCTGGTGGATATGAATTTTTAATTTCAGTATCATAATCAGCACTAATTGCATTTGCTCATTGATTAATTTTATCTTGTGTTACAGGTGTATTAGTTGCACTACCACTAGTTGCTTCATTTTTTAAAAATTTTGGCTTAGTTGAATTTTCACTAGTTTTTGACAAATGAGTAAGCGTTAAAACACTTGCTGGTAGGATTCCTAAAGCAGGTAAAACTTTTAAAACTCTTCTTAATTTTTTCTGTTTTTCTTTCATAATATGTCCATTCTATATTCAATTTATTTCTAAATTAAAATATATAAAGTTTGTTATTTTACTTTAATCTTACTTTTACTAAATAATTAGTATTTTCTATAAGTTTTAAAATAGTAATTATATATAGAAATTATATATATATATATATATATATTGAAAGCTTTTTTTACTTTTGAAAGTTCTCAT
This Mycoplasmopsis columbina DNA region includes the following protein-coding sequences:
- a CDS encoding lipoprotein 17-related variable surface protein, giving the protein MKEKQKKLRRVLKVLPALGILPASVLTLTHLSKTSENSTKPKFLKNEATSGSATNTPVTQDKINQWANAISADYDTEIKNSYPPALWFSNALEPSSTPTAKELTDEQKSKFTFTITDGQNTYHSVWENGKNVFKELGVYVKNYYFSNFTIEADRETGPRGSSSQIRNEKSLNLQVSLGSLNEAEDSSLTETLSNQITINGFIDERSRISLLSKDVAHLFDEEPGLFSRDELDRHPSTFFHQPNFIDELIRRMRNLLSQHPEFQVDIITADTPGLSQTIIENGKVQFSYREPTSKWHDKGYYSDNEGWFSYKYRLISTREGLTTQIAPSGHLIRRITFTTPTSETTKVNTLTNELQIEYKDKNRLLNFPSTFEINEQTKQNLDIFVYATPNERDDQETTEKVKHTAVYENGEFIFKDLKLKVSLLEIANNITNENDETGIVNLKVKLKSTKEDFEKIESEETTREATGFRTEQGRLNALFASKREQIINSLFTSEEKNALPSTVNKATLINKLNALFPSDYAKTSDDLITTFDPNNADGTLTIKYKLNSTRNDLTHVQSSDDSGEIVIPGFYSTNAENQRISDLVSKVTSADYQNKTNVLAAKEFSNIVANDNSDKHKVTLTQDQISKLTFTIQDGDQTYTSTYQNNRLEFPQLGVFVRDYYTENFNNANDNIDNNGTYVGQLPLFIGLSSLKTGMADLINENSSPKVTISGFKAETVRLIEIQKAKKSEVEAIFTEEEKTNKRASAITREEVEEKLKTIFSNELTESDALIRNSSIGQLIPDDSKGILGIIITIKSTRDNLTDVKANENLIVRIPGFISEQTKLDDLINRVESVNYNPKDFLLNYPTSQTLEANNLTVTIRDAEGTLHTSQLQDGEVIFPTLDMKLADVTFAPLTNANDANGSTNVTFKLQTTLATAKNAKSATTTTKELSGFKTEVERLNTEILNHATNENVNVTNKENRSPSEVTKAEIATLLNNLYNTPANAQIVESDITLNPNNRTGVLEVTYKLTSTRNDLTEVKSSNSRTLTLDSFLDADGEKRRLDDLATNHITFSYTGASDILADFNSTQLSEENLVVTINDVVGTYNSRRNSFTFAAPINAEVTEIYFNDNEDRNGTANVEFKLVSTKPNLRNVTTELKTKAISGFKIEKTRLSELATAKATELANVQDPKVSKKAASELTKREIADLLTSVLTRDQARIRVEDIQSVSVNNQAGEATVIYKINSAREADNLQDVVTEQTYTKTFSGFITLEQEQSRLEEILSTALDTIDYTDKDNWPTNTTFENSNVTYLLNDEKQRGLATDIENKVEVSAIDFSNKKDLTGKVDITLTLTSTRPGFENVTTSNSATVTGFATEVNRLNRILVGEEHRIPLPVRIDFLAPNDKTLRAASTYTPEEIKNLLQPYYDSSFARVENVQLSWNNKTGTLEATYTLSSTREGLESARSTKTKTHRMNGFKTEEQERQRLARIFEEIQVAIERKTNTPILSNLVLNDITLTVREENGTLNSENSTFTFNSPINAIAKNITITDLDDVNGSVIIKIAELASNEAGFENVSVLNTRDQSDDAGISRTVEDFLTESQRLDKLVDQNVGEITYSNSTVPKSQKLAQDVTVVDLTFSKDENENNWYKLLSDDATLTPDNRAGTVTITLPINSTRENLTTIKSTKKRTIVLDGFKTAYQDAIDNLNNLDKDNVAVTPPTDSNSKLPNSDDVKNKDNYSITINNNDDENIEAQIIGVVGYDEINGRTLVAYRLVDNNPEHLSVDNQKPTSKVFFKVVNGFKTEAERLNDLKENADASYTYTNAEKAKNSTFATAVVANDFTFDSTYARENKVTLESPELSGNNATGTVTTNYKLATAKTNEELFKITNDDLDQTAQNDLNTFANDNFATPTAEEYHVTVNNTHTENGFLTNEQDLVNKINALTNEINDKENLSSEEKAKLIADLNAIKDTFDSEAEENNTAAYQKAVDAISTINNKADETDEAKGTKINQVDTLYPNLNKAQRDQVKENIKNSNTLIDISNPELPTTSEVENDANALNEAMGQLNNKIAQEIEVKEHDKYTKAPAALKALYDAAIQAAKDLIPAVNNADGQNAQVPDLGSLTNWNIDNAAKPEDSNYNKAAVDELNRVINEILDQMNTLYEQKEAAKNEIDRLPYLSDNEKSALKEAIDNAPNQAEIQKLKDKGQNINDAKEAEINKIKALEYLSNDEKEKFTSELKNKDTVSSDNLDFNQDDQDSLETITNKATDTNTTKKNHYDEVINTYPHLNTAQQDAIRQAIKESNLEIIEGKNTPITQSVLDNAQSLDDSMATLRELKDAQPDILASNIYTKASDASKELYNKLIEAAKELANNANPTETNLENVEVEETTPNWSKTSVDKLNEAIINALKEVYKSAIDNLDNLSDDEKTAAKAELDKSTNNTLEKVQNIINDTTNLNTEKKALIDAVERTYPHLNASQQNAIKEAIKGANKDSQLSNDNNHPTVESVQNDAQALDNSMEKLANLEAAKETIKTLPAYLNATQESKAKYEKLIAAAKELLANQKPSDENVALIEDNFVNPETANWAKTSVDKLNVAIENSLKEIYLSAIDELPYLSDEEKVTAKNQINDSEQTKPLSEIFSDVLLTNNEKEQEIQNVSVNYPHLNTSQQEAVKKAIKNANKDATLNPNSPSVEDEKSKAQTLDDEMAILEKLNAAKEAIKESNIYVTATDESKAKYNNLTDAAESLINDQNPTNQQLEDTNINENDANWDKNNVKTLNDAIIHVLKEAYKDAIMHNDNLSQDEKDYFVDQLDKDGIDTLDKVQEIVNKAKEINDAKEDLINNVAKLYPHLNDSQQTSVQEEIKTANLNAEITPEHAQVSEVKENAQALDDSMAQLELRESAKNAIHTSDAYLTATNESKELYDKLINGAKELIDNQVPSEENVADIEENFTNPTTANWNKTNVDKFVTAIDNALKVLYKSAIDKLEYLTDAEKAQAKDEIDNPAINIQDTFNDAQKIDKTKANEVAQVDSNYPHLNAEQKQAVKDAIKGANLDKNTDLNSPNVNEVKNLAKKLDDSMIKVNRLEVNTTLHSETIANINNFANTPNNPLVNKDHESANKAIDNLNNALKEGIKLDNQFHALENAFEVFKNSDALSQEGQIIKQQLIDQINSAKELISKIQNPLDEVLAPEIIKLSNLTDKSQTYVDLVNALLEKDSNKYDQAMQKLIMQEKLSANNLSKLDNKIKDKEYFNNFDQDGKNKLSSKDLDLANNSLAKVIVTALNLKDKSLFWIPIILFIGGVLTFGIAAGIAKKKSKKTKH